From Nematostella vectensis chromosome 14, jaNemVect1.1, whole genome shotgun sequence, a single genomic window includes:
- the LOC5516718 gene encoding adenosine receptor A3, with the protein MNFTELHGPWCLFREQYPWRQLLGATTTHALALQTLVINAATAPFTFALNILVIVSLVKFRSLRGTSNLILGAMAISDAVSGLITQPLYVAQESLFLQGKEPPCELEDASMLIGRTNSMVSIMILAILNVERYISLKYTLRHLVIVTSRRLTVVIAAACLLPILLNIAGSIDTLSPYNLYLVMIVVALSVLTSVYCSFKIMQISRRHQRQIAADHITTGLPRNRLKFSSVRALFIIVTTLRLFTYGLIFVSNIFKEKLMVFGPIALNIALLVSVVNPIVYCARIKSFKKAFKKILGFSKVKISGTLTQCQTRSSRDCVKNCVRRNQVPGVVRDFCG; encoded by the coding sequence ATGAACTTCACTGAACTGCATGGTCCATGGTGTCTTTTCAGGGAGCAGTATCCATGGCGACAGTTGCTAGGGGCAACCACTACTCATGCTCTTGCTCTGCAGACGCTTGTCATCAACGCAGCGACTGCGCCGTTTACATTTGCTCTAAATATCTTGGTTATTGTATCGCTAGTCAAGTTCAGGTCGCTTCGTGGCACGTCCAACTTGATTCTCGGCGCCATGGCAATCAGTGATGCAGTTAGTGGGCTCATAACACAACCGCTGTATGTGGCCCAGGAGTCACTTTTCCTGCAAGGGAAAGAACCACCCTGTGAGCTGGAGGACGCAAGCATGCTTATCGGAAGAACTAATtccatggtttctatcatgaTCCTGGCGATTCTTAACGTTGAGAGATACATCTCGTTAAAGTACACGTTACGTCATTTGGTGATCGTAACGTCACGTCGCCTGACAGTCGTCATTGCCGCAGCCTGTTTGTTACCAATACTTCTTAACATAGCAGGCTCCATCGATACTCTCTCCCCGTATAACTTGTATCTTGTCATGATTGTTGTGGCCTTAAGTGTCTTGACATCTGTTTACTGCTCCTTTAAGATTATGCAAATCAGTAGGCGTCATCAAAGACAGATTGCCGCTGACCACATCACCACAGGGCTACCGCGAAATCGCCTCAAGTTTAGTTCGGTCCGCGCGCTGTTTATTATCGTAACTACCCTAAGGCTGTTTACTTACGGCTTAATATTTGTATCAAATATCTTTAAAGAAAAGCTGATGGTGTTTGGCCCAATAGCACTGAACATTGCGTTACTGGTTTCGGTAGTAAATCCCATTGTCTATTGCGCAAGAATCAAGAGTTTCAAGAAAGCATTCAAGAAAATTTTGGGCTTTAGCAAAGTTAAGATAAGTGGTACTCTTACTCAATGTCAAACTCGTTCTTCAAGAGATTGCGTCAAAAACTGTGTACGACGCAATCAAGTCCCTGGCGTTGTCCGGGATTTCTGTGGTTGA